One Nicotiana sylvestris chromosome 12, ASM39365v2, whole genome shotgun sequence genomic window carries:
- the LOC104234151 gene encoding uncharacterized protein, with amino-acid sequence MATLPILIQHGGRWDSNNRFIDYSIEGVVISTETKFIDFVSTISKQLMIDTTINLIEIHERERERYVFNQNEENSSVCLQIANTYDIHNGDTLQLIAFDNVDDPEVVDFDKTPIIDDPLNNTVSEGQLYKDKETLMIALKNYAIQKKFQFKVDRSSPSRYFLVCVNDRCTWFFKSSSLNKSKIFRVRKFSKDHTCLARDRLFTQRVATAPVIGRIICDKYVDPKTIYTAKDIMKDMKKHYGIDLSYWKANRSKQKAFQFLRGDPSESYAKLPSYLYMLMHSNPGSVVCLRKSDEEHFMYAFVALYASIKGWEFCKPIVVVDGSFLKATYRGMLLTACSQDAGGKIFSLAYAIVDKENDASWGWFFERFKEALGDRDDMCIVSDRNESIAKAASIVYPQVSHCVCIWHLWNNIKDRYKRSQEELREIFFATARAYTIQEFNHHMTEMEQIDGRVKDYLFDIWYHRWSRAHAKVNRTMTMTSNIAESLNSATKEARELPIQQLLEEIRKLINRWNYTNRNTAQATFTKLTFKYNAILDENLDASQHMMVRPSTENLHSVIDNGRLFIVCLRERTCSCRRFQLDQIPCPHAWAVLRSKNLEGEDYCSMYYSNEYMLKAYDIPIYPLPDESTWTIPVEVLEQAVLPPVWNKMPGRPKKVRYKKVSESQAKRPKSSCGQCGHESHNRRTCRNIPYNH; translated from the exons ATGGCTACTTTGCCGATTTTGATACAGCACGGGGGACGCTGGGATAGCAACAATCGATTTATAGATTACTCAATTGAAGGCGTGGTGATTAGTACCGAAACTAAATTTATTGATTTTGTTTCTACAATTTCAAAACAATTGATGATTGACACCACAATTAATCTGATTGAAATCCA tgaaagagaaagagaaagatatGTGTTTAATCAAAACGAGGAAAATTCATCTGTATGCCTACAAATTGCTAATACATATGATATACATAACGGGGATACACTACAGTTGATTGCGTTTGATAACGTAGATGATCCTGAAGTTGTAGATTTTGATAAAACTCCAATAATAGATGATCCTCTAAATAATACTGTTTCGGAAGGCCAACTTTACAAGGACAAGGAGACACTGATGATAGCGTTAAAAAACTATGCTATTCAGAAAAAATTTCAGTTTAAGGTTGATCGATCAAGTCCATCAAG ATACTTTCTGGTATGTGTCAATGACCGTTGCACGTGGTTTTTCAAGTCTTCATcgctaaacaagtcaaaaatctTTAGGGTTAGAAAATTCAGTAAGGATCACACATGTTTGGCGAGAGATAGGTTGTTTACACAACGTGTAGCTACTGCTCCTGTTATTGGAAGAATTATTTGTGATAAATATGTTGATCCTAAAACAATATACACTGCAAAGGACATAATGAAAGACATGAAAAAACACTACGGTATTGACTTAAGCTACTGGAAGGCAAATAGATCAAAGCAAAAGGCCTTTCAGTTTTTAAGAGGAGACCCAAGTGAGTCGTATGCAAAGCTGCCAAGCTACTTATATATGTTGATGCATTCCAACCCCGGGTCAGTTGTGTGTTTGAGAAAATCAGATGAAGAACACTTCATGTATGCCTTTGTCGCCTTATATGCATCAATAAAGGGATGGGAATTTTGCAAACCTATTGTTGTGGTTGATGGAAGCTTCCTTAAAGCAACGTACAGAGGAATGTTACTCACAGCTTGCTCGCAAGATGCTGGAG GCAAGATTTTTTCACTTGCATATGCAATTGTTGATAAGGAGAATGATGCTTCATGGGGGTGGTTCTTTGAAAGGTTCAAAGAAGCGCTTGGTGATAGAGATGACATGTGCATTGTATCGGACAGAAATGAGAGCATAGCTAAGGCAGCTTCAATAGTGTATCCTCAAGTTTCTCATTGTGTTTGTATATGGCATCTATGGAATAACATAAAAGACAGATATAAGAGGAGCCAAGAAGAGCTAAGAGAGATATTTTTTGCTACTGCAAGAGCATATACTATTCAAGAGTTTAATCACCATATGACAGAGATGGAACAAATAGATGGAAGAGTGAAGGATTACTTATTTGATATTTGGTATCACAGGTGGAGTAGAGCGCATGCAAAAGTCAACAGAACAATGACAATGACTTCTAACATTGCAGAATCATTAAATTCAGCAACTAAGGAAGCGAGGGAACTTCCGATACAGCAGTTACTGGAAGAAATTCGAAAGTTGATCAACAGGTGGAACTACACAAATCGAAACACTGCACAAGCGACATTTACAAAGCTTACCTTTAAATACAATGCTATACTGGATGAAAATCTTGATGCATCACAACATATGATG GTGAGACCATCGACTGAAAACTTACATTCAGTTATTGATAATGGGAGGTTATTCATCGTTTGCCTTAGGGAAAGGACATGTAGTTGTAGAAGGTTCCAGCTTGATCAAATCCCTTGTCCGCATGCGTGGGCGGTTTTGAGGTCAAAAAACTTAGAGGGTGAAGATTACTGCTCTATGTACTACAGCAATGAATACATGTTGAAAGCATACGACATTCCAATTTATCCTCTTCCAGATGAAAGCACATGGACAATTCCAGTAGAGGTATTAGAACAAGCTGTGTTGCCACCAGTCTGGAATAAGATGCCTGGAAGACCGAAGAAGGTGAGATACAAGAAGGTTTcagaatcacaagctaagaggcCAAAGAGTTCATGCGGACAATGTGGACATGAGAGCCACAATAGGAGAACATGTAGAAATATACCTTATAACCATTGA